The sequence below is a genomic window from bacterium.
GATCACGCGCTGAAGTTCGCACTCCTCGCGCTGCTCGGCGCCGGGCGCATCGGCATGGCGCTCACCGAGAGCGCGGCGATGACGCCGGCCGCCAGCGTCAGCGGGCTCTACTTCGCGCATCCGGCCGCGCGCTACTTCGATGTGGGACGCATCGCGCCCGACCAGGTGGCCGACTACGCCGCGCGGCGCGGCGTGCCCGTGGCCGAGGTCGAGCGCTGGCTCGCGCATCGGCTGGCGAGCGCGCCGGGCACACGGGGCGGCGGGGCCGGCTGATCGCCTGGTGGCATTGGGCCGCCCCGCCGCGGCCCGGGCACTTTGTACACGTGTACAAACTCCTTGCGGCGCCGTCGCCGGCCCTGGTAGAATTGGGCATTCCCAATTCCGAGAGGTCCGGCGGCGATTCCTTGCTAAGAACCTAATCCAGGCCCAGGGACGCGGCGGCCGGCCAGGCTGGACGGGCCGCTGCACGGTGTGGCTGTCGGGGGGTTCGATGCGCGCCGCCTCCATCGCAGTCTCGGCACTCCTCATCACCACCGCTTCGCCCGCTTCGGCCGCCGTGCACCGCGTGCCGAGCCAGTACGCCACCATCCAGGCCGGCATCGATGCGGCCGTCGAGGGCGACACCGTGCTCGTCGCGCCGGGGACCTACACGGGCGCCGGTAATCGCGACCTCGCTTTCAATGGGACCAACCTGCTGCTGACCTCCGAAGCAGGCGCAGAGCAGACGATCGTCGACTGTGAGCTTGAATCGCGCGCCATTACCTTCGATCACGGGGAGAGCGGCGCGAGCGCCGTGATCGGACTGACGCTTCGCCGGGGATGGGCGGAGACTGGCGCTGCAATCTACTGCAATGGCGCATCCCCGGTGCTGCGACAGCTCATCATCTCGGACTGCCAGGCGGGTGGTTGGTATGGCGGCGACGGTGGAGGGATCAGCCTCCGGGCCGGAAGCGATGCTGTGATCGAAGATGTGATCCTGAGGGATAACCAGGTGGGGCACTCGCATGCCTCCAGCAGCGGCGGCGGCGGGCTAGCCGCAATCTCATCGTCCCCCGTGATTCGGCGGGTGTCGTTCATGAGAAACATCGTTTCGGCTGGGGACTACGATGGGTGGGGATCTGCCGTGGGTGGAGGCGCATTCTTCTTCAACTCCACTCCGACGATCGAGGATGCCGTGTTCTTTGCGAATCGAGTCAGTGCTGCGGGAAGCGTAGACAACCGCGGTGGCGGGATCTACGCGAAGGGAGACCTCGTGCTGAGCGGCGTCACCCTCGTCGGGAATGCGATGACCTTTGGCGGGGGTACCGCGGTGTATTGCGCAGAGGGGACCTTGACTCTGGATCGCTGCATCATCGCCTTCAATGCACGGGAGTCCCACTACCCAAGCCCCGCAATCTACGGGACTGCAACGGCGAGTTGCTGCCTCGCCTTTGGCAACGAGCTTGGCGACTGGGTCGGCGGGCTGGCTGGACAGGGAGGACTCAATGGCAATTTCTCGGCGGACCCCCAGTTCTGCGATCTGGCGCAAGGCGACTTGTGCGTGACCGATCTGTCGCCTTGCCTGCCGGAGCACAACGCTTGCGGAGTGGTCGTCGGCGCGCTCGGCATGGGATGCCTGGGGCATGCTCCCTCAGCCTTTGCGGCAAGCACTAACCGCAGCGATGGCATCAAGCTAACTTGGGATTGGGATTGGAGCGAGCCCATCGGCTTTCAGATCGAACGGGATGGGGTGCTGGTCTTCGAGGTGACTGATCCCGCCCAGCGAAGCTGGTTGGATGTCGAAGTGAGCCTCGGGTCCCACGCCTACTCGCTCCGCGCCATCCAGGCGGGCGATCTGGGGCCGGCTGCATCGGCCACGGGGAAGCGCCTGCCGACCCCGATCGACGTGGTCAGTCCGAATGGCGGCGAGGTGCTGCGCGTGGGCGTCGTGGCCACCCTGTGTTGGAATCCCAACTCCGGGTCGGCCGAAGAGCTGGTCGACATCGAGCTGTCCCGCAGCGGCCCGGACGGCCCCTGGGAGACCCTCTTCGCGGGGACGGCGCACGATGGCGAAGAGCCCTGGCTCGTCACCGGAAGCTATGAACTCGATTGCTGGTTGCGTGTGCGTTCGCAAGACTCTCAGGATACCAGCGATGCGGCGTTCAAGATCGGCACACGCAAAATCAGGGTGCCCTCCGATGTGCCGACGGTGGCGGATGCCCTCGCCCAGACTGCCAGTCAAGACACCGTCGCGCTCGCACCGGGACTCTATCTGGAACATGGACTGGAGATGGTTTCGGAGGCTGTGCTGCTCGGCAATCCGGAGGAGCCAGGTACTGTCGTCATCGACGGCCAGGGCATGGGCCGGATCCTGGATTGCAGCGGGGTGGACTCCCTGACCCTGGTGGAGGGCATCACCTTCCAGAACGGCTACACGCAGTGGCAGGGCGCGGCGATCAACTGCACCTCGGCGAGTCTTACGATTCAGCACTGCAACTTCGCGGGCAATCACGCCAGCTCCTACGGCGGGGCCATTGCGAAGACCTACAACCACGGCCGCCTGCGACTCCTCTCCTGCACCTTCGAGGGGAATCGATCTGACGATCGCGGCGGCGCCGTGGCCCTGCACGACCGCCGCTCCGAGATCACGGACTGCTTGTTCATCGGCAACGAGGCGCCGGAAGGCGGCGCCATTTCTTGTGAGATTCGCGTGCCGGCGATCACTTTCTGTCACTTCACCGAGAACCGGGCGGAGTTGCGCGGTGGTGCGATCGCGTTCTACCTCACCGTGATCACGCCTGAAGCGAAAACGCGATCCTGCGTCTTCGTCGACAACCACAGTGACGGCGATGGCGGGGCGCTCTCGATGATCGAATCGGCGCTAAACCTCACCAACTTGACCCTAGTCGGCAACACGGCGGACGACGAGGGCAATGCCATCTACTACTCTGCGACGCGTGCCGGGACCTGGGACCGCTGTCTCATCGTGGGCTCAGGGGCTGGACCTGCAATCGCCTGCGGGGAGAATGCGCTCCCCACGCTCACGTGCTCGAACCTCTTCGATGCGAGTGACGATGAATGGGCCGGCTGCGCCGCGTCCCAGCTCGGCGTGAGCGGCAATATCTCCGCCGATCCACTCTTCTGTGACGCCGAGCACGGCGACTATCGACTTCAGGCCGACTCACCCTGCCTCTCCGCGAACAATACCTGCGGCGTGCTGATCGGTGCTTTCGGCGCCGGCTGCGAGGAGACGCCCGTTGCCCTCGCCAGCTTCACGGCGACGCCCGCTATCGGCGCCGTAGATCTCGCCTGGGAAGCCGACGCCCTCGCCGACTTCCGCCTCACGGGCACGCGAGCCGCGGCGAGCTGGGATGTGGCTTG
It includes:
- a CDS encoding T9SS type A sorting domain-containing protein, producing MWDASRPTRWPTTPRGAACPWPRSSAGSRIGWRARRAHGAAGPADRLVALGRPAAARALCTRVQTPCGAVAGPGRIGHSQFREVRRRFLAKNLIQAQGRGGRPGWTGRCTVWLSGGSMRAASIAVSALLITTASPASAAVHRVPSQYATIQAGIDAAVEGDTVLVAPGTYTGAGNRDLAFNGTNLLLTSEAGAEQTIVDCELESRAITFDHGESGASAVIGLTLRRGWAETGAAIYCNGASPVLRQLIISDCQAGGWYGGDGGGISLRAGSDAVIEDVILRDNQVGHSHASSSGGGGLAAISSSPVIRRVSFMRNIVSAGDYDGWGSAVGGGAFFFNSTPTIEDAVFFANRVSAAGSVDNRGGGIYAKGDLVLSGVTLVGNAMTFGGGTAVYCAEGTLTLDRCIIAFNARESHYPSPAIYGTATASCCLAFGNELGDWVGGLAGQGGLNGNFSADPQFCDLAQGDLCVTDLSPCLPEHNACGVVVGALGMGCLGHAPSAFAASTNRSDGIKLTWDWDWSEPIGFQIERDGVLVFEVTDPAQRSWLDVEVSLGSHAYSLRAIQAGDLGPAASATGKRLPTPIDVVSPNGGEVLRVGVVATLCWNPNSGSAEELVDIELSRSGPDGPWETLFAGTAHDGEEPWLVTGSYELDCWLRVRSQDSQDTSDAAFKIGTRKIRVPSDVPTVADALAQTASQDTVALAPGLYLEHGLEMVSEAVLLGNPEEPGTVVIDGQGMGRILDCSGVDSLTLVEGITFQNGYTQWQGAAINCTSASLTIQHCNFAGNHASSYGGAIAKTYNHGRLRLLSCTFEGNRSDDRGGAVALHDRRSEITDCLFIGNEAPEGGAISCEIRVPAITFCHFTENRAELRGGAIAFYLTVITPEAKTRSCVFVDNHSDGDGGALSMIESALNLTNLTLVGNTADDEGNAIYYSATRAGTWDRCLIVGSGAGPAIACGENALPTLTCSNLFDASDDEWAGCAASQLGVSGNISADPLFCDAEHGDYRLQADSPCLSANNTCGVLIGAFGAGCEETPVALASFTATPAIGAVDLAWEADALADFRLTGTRAAASWDVAWQAAGSGRFHARDGNSQLAPGGEVSYRLEGRLPGEDWQLLRTLAVTLPPAFETRLLAPHPNPFNPAVTLPFTLATPGRVRLEVFDLAGRRIATLADGHLAAGEQALVWDGRDAAGNPQASGVYFARLAAAGTTETKRLVLLR